TGCTTTTTGTACCCGGGCGCTAACGCCTGCCAGTATCTATCGCGGTTGCACATAGTCTCTGTCCTGCCGGTCACCATCCGCTGTGCGGCTTCACAATAAGTTCAGCAGCGATGACGGTGTGTATCAGGTATCAGGCGCGCGGCTTTTTGCCGAGCGTGATGTGCTTGGGGCCGGAAGTGTTGGTCTGGCCGCTGACACCTTTGGGTACCTGCTCAATCTGCCCGCCGTTGGCGAGGAACGCCTGAATCTGGGATTCGATGGCTTCGCGTGACTCGGTTGAGACTGTTTCCTTACTGCGTTTGCTGGCGCTGGATGCTTTTTTAGCCACAATACTGTCCACTTTTATGTATGAGCGGTAGATAATACCGCAATTTGTGCAAAAAATCACCCGCCATGGGGCTGCGGTGGCGCGTGGGGCAGGCGGGCGCCTGCGTTGGCAGGCGCGGTGCTTATCGGAGAAGGGTGAAATTCGCCGGAAAAGGCTGGTAGATCAGGGGGTTACCTGGCCGATGTGGGGGACTCGGTACGATCGACCCGGTTGTTGTGTGCAACAAAGTAGGCCCCCAGGTAGTGGGCATAATTGACCCCGGTGTTACTGACATACTTGCCACTGGCCTGCTTGCCGCCCGACCAGGCGTGCCCCACACCATTAAGCCACAGCATGGATACCCGTCCGTCCTGCCACAAGGTTTCGGTTGCGGTGTGCCCGCCCTCGCTATAGGTGCTGGTTTCCGGGAGCTGCTCCACCTGGTACACGCCCGCCATGCCCTGGGCGTTTTGCTGGTTGTAGCAGGCGTTGACCGTCTTGTCGTCGGTTCCGTGGGTGATGGACGCGATCTGGGTTGCGAAATGCTCGGCATTGTTTCCCGCATAGCCGAGGCAGCGGTTGGTGACATCGGCAGCTTCACAGCGGCCAATGGCGCCACTGGGGCTGGTGCCGATACTTGGCCCGGCGCTCACACCAACACCGGCAAACACATCCGGTGCGATACAGGCGGTGGTGTTGGCAAATACGGCCCCGGAGGAAAGCCCGGCAATGTATACCTGGTTCGGGTCGATATCGCGGGCGCTGTCATCGCTCATGGTCTCGGCCAGGCTGATCAGGTTTTTGTAGTCACCCGAAGAGCGGGATCTGGCGTCTTCCCAGTAGGACCAGCAGTTGTAGCCGGCCTTGTGCTTGGCATCCGGGACTGCGACCACCATGCCGTAGGTTTCTGCGGCGCCTTCGAGGTCGGCGGTCAGGTAGCTATCAATGGGCTGAACGCAACCGTGCAGAAGCACCAGCAAGGATTTGCCGTCTCCGATGGGGGAGCGGCTATCGGGGGTGTAAATATGGACTTTGTCGAAGCCGCCAATGGGCACATTGTGTTGCCAGCTTCCGGCTGAGGTGTAGCTTGCACCTGTTGCAAGCAGGGCGCCGAGACCGGCACCCAGCAGCGTGCGCGTAGGGCGCTCAATCATCATATTCACCGCTATTGTTATGGGACCTCCCCCGAGCCTAGCGGGCCTGGCGAGTGAGGGGTATGCGACTTAGGTAGTACGGTGGTAGCACGGCCGCGGTTTGGCCAAAAGGGGACTGAGGGGGTGCAGTGGAGGGCGCTTAGGCGCCGTCGCCTTCTTGCGTCAGATCCTGGTCACCGGTTGTCGATGGGTCCAGTGGCCAGCCGCCAAGGTCACGCCAGCGGTTAACGATGCCACAGAAGAGCTCGGCGGTTTTTTGTGCGTCGTATTCTGCGGAATGCGCGGCATTGTTGTCGAACTCGATGCCGGCAGTCTGGCAGGCCTTGGCGAGCACCGTCTGCCCATAAGCGAGGCCCGCCAGGGTTGCGGTATCCATACAGGAGAATGGGTGGAAGGGATTGCGTTTGACGCCGCACCGTTCCACGGCTGCATTGATGAAGCCCAGATCGAAGTGGGCGTTGTGGGCCACCATGATCGCCCGGGTGCAGCTATGGGACTTGATGGCGCTGCGGATCTTGCGAAACATCTCGGGCAGCGCTATTTCTTCTGGC
This Microbulbifer sp. Q7 DNA region includes the following protein-coding sequences:
- a CDS encoding PHB depolymerase family esterase → MIERPTRTLLGAGLGALLATGASYTSAGSWQHNVPIGGFDKVHIYTPDSRSPIGDGKSLLVLLHGCVQPIDSYLTADLEGAAETYGMVVAVPDAKHKAGYNCWSYWEDARSRSSGDYKNLISLAETMSDDSARDIDPNQVYIAGLSSGAVFANTTACIAPDVFAGVGVSAGPSIGTSPSGAIGRCEAADVTNRCLGYAGNNAEHFATQIASITHGTDDKTVNACYNQQNAQGMAGVYQVEQLPETSTYSEGGHTATETLWQDGRVSMLWLNGVGHAWSGGKQASGKYVSNTGVNYAHYLGAYFVAHNNRVDRTESPTSAR
- the rnt gene encoding ribonuclease T, which gives rise to MTPAETPQGPKSLLAQRFRGFLPVVLDLETAGFNARTDALLEVSAVILNMDDDGTLFAEETHSFHIEPFEGANIEQSALDFTGIDLESPDRDAWPEEIALPEMFRKIRSAIKSHSCTRAIMVAHNAHFDLGFINAAVERCGVKRNPFHPFSCMDTATLAGLAYGQTVLAKACQTAGIEFDNNAAHSAEYDAQKTAELFCGIVNRWRDLGGWPLDPSTTGDQDLTQEGDGA